The proteins below are encoded in one region of Carassius auratus strain Wakin unplaced genomic scaffold, ASM336829v1 scaf_tig00214183_4049273_7079891, whole genome shotgun sequence:
- the LOC113091315 gene encoding uncharacterized protein LOC113091315 isoform X3, with translation MAARSSISAILKNQDFFTVNQKMGETSNKLSEHEGDSDNQLQDYKTGEPIYQLSIHSVYHSASGKDQCKDYKGETDNKLSSQYSKLDLSHKDEQPGDDIMGTKRKDSLRQVSYHNEENKGQHGNAKMEDLKKNFQLVVPSTPEKPEVSLGADLIIPCHLSPEISAVDMEIRWSNETACVCLYKDRQVTEGVLFKDRVSLFTHKLSEGNVSLRLKNFRLSDIGNYHCQVISKDRRENITVRVRINPGVQSTSQSPIFPEENKDKRTRAPTNKESRHTSHQSESDEKQHENYSKSVSGGFQLVIPQTEAQISMGSEIIVPCHLTPEICAIGMQIKWFKETDCVCIYKNRHVIEGRSYRDRASLDTHVLERGNVSLHVNNFSVSDVGDYYCQVISGDTTQQITVGVRIKPEVQPAFQGQSIQLMLYEIDKIWTEVETGIMDESALMSEMKVNNVQELHQVMIRAYREGSLRWS, from the exons aGTTGTCAGAGCATGAGGGTGATTCAGACAATCAGCTTCAG GATTACAAGACTGGAGAGCCAATATATC AGTTATCAATCCACTCTGTATATCACAGTGCTTCAGGGAAGGATCAGTGTAAG GATTACAAGGGAGAAACAGACAACA AATTATCATCACAGTACAGCAAATTAGATCTAAGCCATAAAGATGAGCAGCCTGGG GATGACATAATGGGAACCAAAAGAAAAG ATTCTTTGCGCCAAGTTTCATATCACAATGAAGAAAACAAGGGCCAGCATGGG AATGCCAAGATGGAAGACTTgaaaa AGAACTTTCAGCTTGTTGTTCCCAGTACACCAGAAAAGCCAGAGGTTTCTTTGGGGGCTGATTTGATCATTCCATGTCACTTGTCTCCTGAAATCAGTGCTGTTGACATGGAGATCAGGTGGTCTAATGAAACAGCCTGTGTTTGCCTGTATAAGGACAGGCAGGTGACAGAAGGGGTTTTGTTCAAGGACCGAGTGAGTCTATTCACTCACAAGCTTAGTGAAGGAAATGTGTCCTTACGACTGAAAAACTTCAGGCTGTCAGATATCGGAAATTACCATTGTCAGGTCATCAGTAAAGACAGAAGAGAGAATATAACAGTAAGAG TGAGGATAAATCCCGGCGTGCAGTCTACGAGTCAGTCTCCAATATTTCCAGAAGAAAATAAG GATAAAAGGACAAGAGCACCAACAAACA aAGAATCAAGACACACTTCACATCAAAGTGAATCCGATGAGAAACAACATGAG AATTACAGCAAGAGTGTATCTG GTGGTTTTCAGCTTGTTATTCCTCAAACAGAAGCACAGATTTCTATGGGGTCTGAAATCATTGTTCCTTGTCACTTGACTCCTGAAATCTGTGCCATTGGCATGCAGATCAAATGGTTTAAGGAGACAGACTGTGTTTGCATCTACAAGAACAGACATGTGATCGAGGGGAGGAGCTACAGAGACCGAGCGAGTCTGGACACTCACGTACTGGAGAGAGGAAATGTGTCTTTACATGTCAATAACTTCAGTGTCTCAGATGTTGGTGATTACTACTGTCAGGTCATCAGTGGAGACACAACACAACAGATTACAGTAGGAG TGAGGATAAAACCTGAAGTCCAACCTGCATTTCAAGGCCAGTCTATTCAGCTAATGCTGTATGAG ATAGATAAAATATGGACTGAAGTGGAGACAGGCATAATGGATGAATCTGCTTTAATGTCAG aaatgaaagTGAACAATGTGCAGGAGCTTCATCAAGTGATGATCAGGGCTTACAGAGAAGGTTCTCTCAGATGGAGTTGA